A stretch of Crossiella cryophila DNA encodes these proteins:
- a CDS encoding extracellular solute-binding protein has protein sequence MTIRRLAAVAALVGLATVGCAPVQSGPTNSAKDTKDGTLRVWLFDEVNRAPKEAVVNEAIKEFTASHAGVTVDVQYIQVNSRAERFKAAFSDAKSAPDVAEFGNTDLANYVAAGGFADLSGDLGGWSEAADLAPKILETGKVEGKTYGVPWFVGVRALYYRTDVFTELGLQPPKTLAELAPLARQIRKAKPELYGISVGGKYTYGMLPFVWSAGGDLAKADGGKFASSIDSAQSRAGLGRYAELIGEDICPPSACAPNGGDASVQAFVAGKAAMTIGGDFNRKAVEAGAVKGKFAVVPLPGETAGSIAPAFAGGNLLGITRSTERRTLAKDFLQLLAGKKYQRQMYTAMGNLPTFTDVQREVSGNDQFTKPFIATLEAGTRFVPVTPAWAKIDAQTVLPNMIQQVVTKAKTVDDATAEAAKLMNTAFTS, from the coding sequence ATGACGATCAGACGGCTTGCGGCGGTGGCCGCGCTGGTCGGGTTGGCCACGGTCGGCTGTGCACCGGTGCAGTCCGGTCCGACCAATTCGGCGAAGGACACCAAGGACGGCACCCTGCGGGTCTGGCTCTTCGACGAGGTCAACCGCGCGCCCAAGGAAGCGGTGGTCAACGAGGCCATCAAGGAGTTCACCGCCTCCCACGCCGGTGTCACCGTCGACGTGCAGTACATCCAGGTCAACAGTAGGGCCGAACGCTTCAAGGCGGCCTTCAGCGACGCCAAGAGTGCCCCGGACGTGGCCGAGTTCGGCAACACCGACCTGGCCAACTACGTCGCCGCCGGTGGCTTCGCCGACCTCTCCGGCGACCTCGGCGGCTGGTCGGAGGCGGCCGATCTGGCGCCCAAGATCCTGGAGACCGGCAAGGTCGAGGGCAAGACCTACGGCGTGCCCTGGTTCGTCGGCGTGCGCGCGCTCTACTACCGCACCGACGTCTTCACCGAGCTGGGCCTGCAACCGCCCAAGACCCTGGCCGAGCTGGCCCCGCTGGCCCGGCAGATCCGCAAGGCCAAGCCCGAGCTGTACGGCATCTCCGTCGGCGGCAAGTACACCTACGGCATGCTGCCCTTCGTCTGGTCCGCCGGTGGCGACCTGGCCAAGGCCGACGGCGGCAAGTTCGCCTCCTCGATCGACAGCGCGCAGAGCCGGGCCGGACTGGGCCGCTACGCCGAGCTGATCGGCGAGGACATCTGCCCGCCCTCGGCGTGCGCGCCCAACGGCGGCGACGCCAGCGTGCAGGCATTCGTCGCCGGCAAGGCCGCGATGACCATCGGCGGCGACTTCAACCGCAAGGCGGTGGAGGCCGGTGCGGTGAAGGGCAAGTTCGCCGTGGTCCCGCTGCCCGGCGAGACCGCGGGGTCGATCGCGCCCGCCTTCGCCGGCGGCAACCTGCTCGGCATCACCCGCTCCACCGAGCGGCGCACCCTGGCCAAGGACTTCCTGCAGCTGCTGGCCGGCAAGAAGTACCAGCGCCAGATGTACACCGCGATGGGCAACCTGCCGACCTTCACCGACGTGCAGCGCGAGGTCTCCGGCAACGACCAGTTCACCAAGCCGTTCATCGCCACCCTTGAGGCGGGCACCCGCTTCGTCCCGGTCACCCCGGCCTGGGCCAAGATCGACGCGCAGACCGTGCTGCCCAACATGATCCAGCAGGTGGTCACCAAGGCGAAGACCGTCGACGACGCCACCGCCGAGGCGGCCAAGCTGATGAACACGGCCTTCACTTCGTGA
- a CDS encoding carbohydrate ABC transporter permease, which translates to MTAAAPPPGAAGKPARRKGKRDGRAAIGYLLPTLLVLGGLLGYPIYQLVLISLFDYGQEQASGGAALEFLGLGNYQTLLGDPQFWQVLLQTVLFAGFCVVATLLVGAALALLATRVRAVPRMILFLAAIGAWSTPAVAGSTVWLFLFDTDFGLVNEILTGVGLDGFASYSWTYDKYVAFGLVSAQVVWCSFPFVMVTLYAGIKAIPGEVLEAAALDGASTVRTMTSVILPLLRPLLIIVTIQSIIWDFKIFTQIYVMTGGGGVAGQNLVLNVYAYQKAFAASEYGLGSAIGVVMTVLLLGVIVLYLRALRRSGEEL; encoded by the coding sequence GTGACGGCAGCCGCCCCGCCACCGGGGGCCGCGGGGAAACCTGCGCGGCGCAAGGGAAAACGGGACGGCCGGGCCGCGATCGGCTACCTGCTGCCCACCCTGCTGGTACTGGGCGGGCTGCTCGGCTACCCGATCTACCAGCTGGTGCTGATCTCGCTGTTCGACTACGGCCAGGAACAGGCCAGCGGCGGCGCCGCGCTGGAGTTCCTCGGCCTCGGCAACTACCAGACGCTGCTGGGTGATCCGCAGTTCTGGCAGGTGCTGCTGCAGACCGTGCTCTTCGCCGGGTTCTGCGTGGTGGCCACGCTGCTGGTCGGCGCCGCGCTGGCGCTGCTGGCCACCAGGGTGCGCGCGGTGCCGAGGATGATCCTGTTCCTGGCCGCGATCGGCGCCTGGTCCACCCCCGCGGTGGCCGGATCCACGGTCTGGCTCTTCCTCTTCGACACCGATTTCGGGCTGGTCAACGAGATCCTGACCGGGGTCGGCCTGGACGGGTTCGCCAGCTACTCCTGGACCTACGACAAGTACGTGGCCTTCGGCCTGGTCTCCGCCCAGGTGGTGTGGTGCTCGTTCCCGTTCGTCATGGTCACCCTCTACGCCGGGATCAAGGCGATCCCCGGTGAGGTGCTGGAGGCCGCGGCGCTGGACGGTGCGTCCACCGTGCGCACCATGACCAGCGTGATCCTGCCGCTGCTGCGGCCGCTGCTGATCATCGTGACCATCCAGTCGATCATCTGGGACTTCAAGATCTTCACCCAGATCTACGTGATGACCGGCGGCGGCGGAGTGGCCGGGCAGAACCTGGTGCTCAACGTCTACGCCTACCAGAAAGCCTTCGCCGCCAGCGAATACGGCCTCGGCTCGGCGATCGGCGTGGTGATGACCGTGCTGCTGCTCGGCGTCATCGTGCTCTACCTGCGCGCGCTGCGCAGGAGCGGGGAGGAGCTGTGA
- a CDS encoding carbohydrate ABC transporter permease codes for MKRPGRTVAEIVTVLIALVVAFPLYWMVLSALKPASEVLSTSPRPWTFAPSLESFTKVLTVENFGRYFLNSVVVALVVVTVALLCSFLAATALTRFRFKGRTTLLVMLLVAQLVPVEALTVPLFFLMRQVGDVAPAFGLNHLGSLMLVHLAFGLPFAIWMLRGFVAAVPVELEEAATLDGASRFRFTWQVLFPLVAPGLVATSVLSFIHAWNDFLFAKTFIISAEENQTLPLAILTFFKPDQNDWGAIMAGSTLMTIPVLIFFIFVQRRLVSGLAGAVKG; via the coding sequence GTGAAACGACCAGGCCGCACGGTGGCCGAGATCGTCACCGTGCTGATCGCGCTGGTGGTGGCCTTCCCGCTGTACTGGATGGTGCTCTCCGCGCTCAAACCGGCCAGCGAGGTGCTCTCCACCTCGCCACGCCCGTGGACCTTCGCGCCCAGCCTGGAGAGCTTCACCAAGGTCCTCACCGTGGAGAACTTCGGCCGCTACTTCCTCAACAGCGTGGTGGTCGCGCTGGTGGTGGTCACCGTGGCGCTGCTGTGCTCCTTCCTGGCCGCCACCGCGCTGACCCGCTTCCGCTTCAAGGGCCGCACCACGCTGCTGGTGATGCTGCTGGTCGCGCAGCTGGTGCCGGTCGAGGCGCTGACCGTGCCGCTGTTCTTCCTGATGCGCCAGGTCGGCGACGTGGCCCCGGCCTTCGGGCTCAACCACCTCGGCTCGCTGATGCTGGTGCACCTGGCCTTCGGCCTGCCGTTCGCGATCTGGATGCTGCGCGGCTTCGTGGCCGCGGTGCCGGTGGAGCTGGAGGAGGCGGCCACCCTGGACGGGGCCAGCCGGTTCCGGTTCACCTGGCAGGTGCTCTTTCCCCTGGTGGCGCCAGGTCTGGTGGCCACCAGCGTGCTGTCGTTCATCCACGCCTGGAACGACTTCCTCTTCGCCAAGACCTTCATCATCTCCGCCGAGGAGAACCAGACGCTGCCGCTGGCCATCCTCACCTTCTTCAAGCCGGATCAGAACGACTGGGGCGCGATCATGGCGGGCTCCACCCTGATGACCATCCCGGTGCTGATCTTCTTCATCTTCGTGCAACGACGGCTCGTCTCCGGCCTGGCCGGGGCGGTGAAGGGATGA
- a CDS encoding beta-N-acetylhexosaminidase: MSVTPSFDVLLPRPLESTRAPGEFELRPGTAIRADPALATAANWLRHNLGAATGFPLDSAELNGPEIRFGLDERLDVEEYTLDITGTAVDVRTGALPGARHAAQTLRQLFGPAAFRRSNVHKGQWLLPNGRLRDRPRFGWRGCLLDVARHFLPKDGVLRFLDLLAAHKFSVLHLHLTDDQGWRMEIERYPRLTEVGGWRERSGVGPWQRGNYDARPHGGFYTKDDLREIVGHAAGLGITVVPEIDVPGHTQAAIAAHPELGNLDQPIGVWTRWGINDNVLNVRDETVQFFRHVLDEVVEVFPAEVIGIGGDEVPLVQWRRSPQAQRRIAELGLADEAGLHGWFLRQLAEHLADHGRKAFGWDEITEVGEVPTGLVVASWRGEQAGATAAKAGHDVVMCPEQKVYLDHRQSDHPEEPIPVGFVRTVTDVYGYEPVPAGLDPDAAAHVLGAQAQLWTEHLDSPRRLDYAAFPRLAAFAEVVWSPEARDEPGFLRRLTEHHLPRLDALGVEYRPLDGPRPWQRRPDEQGWPR, translated from the coding sequence ATGAGCGTGACCCCGTCCTTCGACGTGCTGCTGCCCCGCCCGCTCGAGTCCACCCGCGCCCCCGGCGAGTTCGAGCTGCGCCCCGGCACCGCGATCAGGGCCGATCCGGCACTGGCCACCGCGGCGAACTGGCTGCGGCACAACCTCGGCGCGGCAACGGGTTTCCCGCTGGACTCGGCCGAGCTGAACGGTCCGGAGATCCGGTTCGGGCTGGACGAGCGGCTCGACGTGGAGGAGTACACCCTCGACATCACCGGGACCGCGGTGGACGTGCGCACCGGCGCGCTGCCCGGCGCCCGGCATGCCGCGCAGACCCTGCGCCAGCTCTTCGGCCCGGCCGCGTTCCGTCGTTCCAATGTCCACAAAGGACAGTGGTTACTGCCCAACGGCAGGCTGCGGGACCGGCCCCGGTTCGGCTGGCGCGGCTGTCTGCTCGACGTGGCAAGGCATTTCCTGCCCAAGGACGGCGTGCTGCGCTTCCTCGACCTGCTCGCCGCGCACAAGTTCTCCGTGCTGCACCTGCATCTCACCGATGACCAGGGCTGGCGGATGGAGATCGAGCGCTACCCGCGGCTGACCGAGGTCGGCGGCTGGCGGGAGCGTTCCGGCGTCGGGCCGTGGCAGCGCGGCAACTACGACGCCCGTCCGCACGGCGGCTTCTACACCAAGGACGACCTGCGCGAGATCGTCGGCCACGCGGCCGGACTCGGCATCACGGTGGTGCCGGAGATCGACGTGCCCGGCCACACCCAGGCGGCCATCGCGGCCCACCCGGAACTCGGCAACCTGGATCAGCCGATCGGGGTGTGGACCCGGTGGGGCATCAACGACAACGTGCTCAACGTCCGCGACGAGACGGTCCAGTTCTTCCGGCACGTGCTCGACGAGGTGGTCGAGGTCTTCCCGGCCGAGGTGATCGGCATCGGCGGCGACGAGGTGCCGCTGGTGCAGTGGCGGCGCAGCCCGCAGGCACAGCGCCGGATCGCCGAGCTGGGCCTGGCCGATGAGGCCGGCCTGCACGGCTGGTTCCTGCGTCAGCTGGCCGAGCACCTGGCCGACCACGGCCGCAAGGCGTTCGGCTGGGACGAGATCACCGAGGTCGGCGAGGTGCCGACCGGTCTGGTGGTGGCCTCCTGGCGCGGCGAACAGGCCGGTGCCACGGCGGCCAAGGCCGGGCACGACGTGGTGATGTGCCCGGAGCAGAAGGTGTACCTGGACCACCGGCAGTCCGACCACCCGGAGGAGCCGATCCCGGTCGGGTTCGTCCGCACGGTCACCGATGTCTACGGCTACGAGCCGGTCCCGGCCGGGCTGGACCCGGACGCGGCCGCGCACGTGCTGGGCGCACAGGCCCAGTTGTGGACCGAGCACCTGGACTCGCCCCGGCGGCTGGACTACGCGGCCTTCCCCAGGCTGGCCGCGTTCGCCGAGGTGGTGTGGAGCCCCGAGGCCCGCGACGAACCGGGGTTCCTGCGCCGCCTCACCGAGCACCACCTGCCCAGGCTGGACGCGCTCGGCGTCGAGTACCGACCCCTCGACGGCCCTCGACCCTGGCAGCGCCGGCCCGATGAGCAGGGCTGGCCGAGGTGA
- a CDS encoding PspC domain-containing protein: protein MFDNTTYSETGQPVKKLRRSRTDKMLAGVCGGIGKLLGIDAAIIRIVLVAATLLGFGTGAVIYLICWIVMPEETAA from the coding sequence ATGTTCGACAACACGACCTACAGCGAGACGGGACAGCCCGTGAAGAAGCTGCGCCGGAGCCGGACCGACAAGATGCTCGCCGGTGTCTGCGGCGGTATCGGCAAGCTGCTGGGCATCGACGCGGCGATCATCCGCATCGTGCTGGTGGCCGCCACCCTGCTGGGCTTCGGCACCGGCGCCGTCATCTACCTCATCTGCTGGATCGTCATGCCGGAAGAGACCGCCGCCTGA